The DNA window caaaaattgaATCGACTGGTTTATTTGGtttgaaaatttgaaacttCTTATACAAtagatttggtttaaaataaaataaaattttggttcggtttaaactGAATGCACAACACTAACAATTGACAGGGTAATTGTCCTAGTAAGAGATTCTTACCAGATAGAGCTACCATATCAGTGACAGAAAGGCCCTGATAAAGAAACTTGGAGATGATAGATAGAAAACCTTCATCTGCAGTTGGTATATTTGCAGTTGCAAGTTCAAGGCTTGCAGTCTTTGAATCTTTCCTTCCAACAGGAACATCCCAGTACGGTCCGCCAACCTATGAGAACAGGGACAAATATTTCAAATCTCCTGTAATACAGGCTATATTGCACGGAAGCTTGTCGAATTCTATGTTTCTACATTTCATTTCCAATTCTGAGACGCTTATGAAAACTCCAGAATTAATAGCTATTATAAcctattcatataaataatatcgTTCTGCCATAGTTCTTTTCAGCATTCTTTTCAGCATTTTTTGTTTAAGGATTTTcattttcgtgcaacatagagTACAAGAACTACAAGAATGTGGTAGCTACCAGAATCACCGCGTCTCTTGCAGCAATTGTAAGTAAATCCGCACAGGAGATAATTCCAGGACACTCAGATTCCACTTTGTTCTTGATCTTATCAATGATTCTAAAACCAATTAGAGAGTTCACATTCGGTGAAGCTTTCTTCTCTCCTTGCAAGGTTATTGTGTCATCTAGCAAAACCGATCCATCACATCCCTGCATTCATTACAATTACAATCATCTAATCTGGCACaactaaatttcaatttaacatTGAGAGAAGCAGTTatcaagaagaaaaaaatggaagtTGTACCTGGACAAAGCAGTCATGAAAATGTAATCGAAGTACAAGAGCTGCATTACGCGGATCAGCAAGCATTTCACATTCCATTTCTTTCCTGATAATATCAAAGACAGAAGGGCAAGTAGAAGCATAGTAGTCCAATGTTAAAGGAGGGTCACTACTAGCATAGAAGCAACTGCTAAAGATGAAGATAGAAACCGAAACAGCAAACTGGAAAATGAAAAACTTGGAATTAGAGAGAGGTGCCATTGTTGAATTATCTAGCTAGCTTGAATGATAGAATTTGGTGGGAGAAATGGGTTGGAATGtaagatatatataaaagaaaaagtcTGCAAGAAAGAGTAAATCCTTTTGCTTTACTATGCATGGCTGTTTTGAGTATTTTTGCATAGTCAATAGTTGATGCAACTAATGCTAACCTGGTTGGTGGGTACTCCTAAACCAAAATaaccaaatataaaattaagcaACTTTCAGGAGCAAGCCACTAGAAA is part of the Mercurialis annua linkage group LG3, ddMerAnnu1.2, whole genome shotgun sequence genome and encodes:
- the LOC126673994 gene encoding peroxidase 11, with the translated sequence MAPLSNSKFFIFQFAVSVSIFIFSSCFYASSDPPLTLDYYASTCPSVFDIIRKEMECEMLADPRNAALVLRLHFHDCFVQGCDGSVLLDDTITLQGEKKASPNVNSLIGFRIIDKIKNKVESECPGIISCADLLTIAARDAVILVGGPYWDVPVGRKDSKTASLELATANIPTADEGFLSIISKFLYQGLSVTDMVALSGAHTIGMARCANFRSRIYGDFETTSDGNPISKTYLETLRSTCPAAGGGDNNVSAMDYVTPNLFDNSYYQILMKGEGLLNSDQELYSSMLGIQTKQLVIKYAHDPIGFFNQFSESMVKLGNITNPESFIDGEVRKNCRFVNT